The window ATCTCTTCCTTGTCGTAGCCCCGACACTCAGCATTGGTGCTTATGTGAGATAGGTCCTGGGCCACACCTTTGGCGAGCCGCACGTCGTATAGCGCGAGCTCCGATACGTACGGATTTAATTTCAGCAGTAACGACAAAGGTTGTCCGATACCGCCCGATGCACCTACAACTGCTACTTTCACCATTCCGACTTGTTCCGAGTAGCTCCTGTTACAGTGTGCAACAGGAGCTGGTACTGGCGAGCGAAGGGCGCTTCGCGCCCTCGCTATATATATGAAATTCGTGCCAGTGCTTCCTTCAGAGCGAACAACCCCTGGCCGGACAGCCCGCTGCACCGGACAAACGAAGCCCCGGGGCCGACCACTTCTTTAAGTGCGGTCTCGGTGGCGCTCAGTTGGTCGGCGGCTGTCAGATCGACCTTGTTGAGTGCCACTATCACTTGCGGAATGTTGTCGTTTTGCAACAACTCCTGTAACTCTCGTTGTGATTCGTGTAGTCGGAACGTTTCACTCGCATCGACGACCCATACCAACACGTCCGTGCGATCGAAGTAGTTGTCCCAGAATGGCCGCAAGGTGGATTGTCCACCTACATCCCATAAGGAGATCAGCTTGTCTTGTAGTTGCAATGAGTGGATCTTGAATCCCACCGTTGGTGTAATCTCATCTGTTCTCTGGGACTCTGGCAATAATGAATTGACAATTGTAGACTTACCTGCGTTGTCTAGTCCTAGTATAAGACATCTTGTTTCATTATCCTTTAACTTTTGTTTGCGTATGATCGATAATAACCGCATGAAAATTTGCAACTGTGTAGGTATATGAAGAAATCTATTGTGGACCTGACGAGTAGGGATGTACGTATGAGACGAAGAGGTGTAGTGACGATTAAGAAACAGCGGAAGTTGTTTGAGTTTGATATACCGACTACGAATACGCTTCGAGTTAGACAACGTTCGTTTGAAGAGGTCACGAGTAACAGGGATGATCCTGTTGTGATagaagatgaggaggaTGAGGTGGAGGAGggagaggaagaggaagaggaaataAGATGTCCCATTTGTAATGTTGATATTACGAAGTTTGAGATTTATCAGAAGGAGGCTCATGCCGAATCGTGtttggagaagaagcagGAGCGTAGGGTTAAAGTGGTTAAAAGGCCGACCCTGCCGGATATTAAGATACTGCGATTCGACAGTGGGTACAAAGTGGTTGTAGATGGGTTTAACTTCGAGAAGGACTCTGGGATAAACCAGTATTTTCTCTCGCATTTCCATTCGGATCATTATATGGGATTACGGAAGTCCTGGGATCATGGGACGATATACGGGTCGCAGATCACTGTGGATCTAATGGTTAGTAAGTTTAATATGAGTCGGGATCTCGTGCGTGTACTGCCGATGGATCGCGAGACCTGGGTTACGGAGACTATTTCGGTGATTTTACTCGATGCAAATCACTGTCCTGGTGCTACAGTGTTCTTATTCCAAGAGTGGGATTCAACAAGGCAAACAGTGATCAAACAGATATTACATACGGGAGATTTTAGAAGCAACCCGGAGCTTATCGCCAAACTGAATAGCATTTGCACTTCGAGGATCAATCAGGTTTATCTTGATACAACTTACTTGATACCAGGGTTCCATTTTCCAACTCAAAATTCCGTGCTGGAGGTAACTGCGCAGTTCGCTTTTGATCTGGTGCAAAAGGGAATACGAAACTATTTCAACGATTCCCAGCAGtcaatcttcaagtttgTTCGGAGAAAAGAATCACTTTTCAAATGTTTGTTCCTCGTCGGAACTTATACGATAGGTAAAGAGAAACTGGCAATCGCGATAGCCCAAGCGTTGAAAACCAAGATTTACATCccaaagaaatcttcaagattcaAGATTATCTCCAATTACACGTCATACTTTCCAAAGGATTTAATAACGCACGATCTTCAGGAATCGTGTGTGCATCTTGTCCCACTATCAACTTTACGCTCTAAAGAATCTATTGAGGCctatttcaaagattacTCATCAGTATACGATGACGCAGTCGGTTTCATTCCAACAGGTTGGACCTACACTAACAAGTACGCACATGCACCAGACCTACCGACTATAGAGTCGCGCATCCAATACTGCCGGGACCTACTAAAAGATGACTCAAAGAACACGCTGGAACTGAAATTCATCACTCGCCAGTACAAACAACATGGCAAATACCAAGTGTTCCGTGTTCCTTACTCAGAACATAGCAGTTTCAAGGACCTCGTGCTCTTTGGCACCTCAATCCCTTGTAAGGAGATACTTGCAACGGTGAACTTACACAGCGTAGAGCGGATAAAGGATATGCATCTATGGTTTAATGCGTGGCGCATAATGGAAAATGAAAGCTAATTTCCGTTTATAATTTTTTGTCTTGGCAGGTTGATTCCTGAAGGTTAAAATTTCAGGGCTAGTGGTTTTCAGTGCGCCGCATAATGGAAATACCAACAATGCGAAGGAAATAACGAACAATGCGATGGAAATAAGAGTCGATGAGTAAGATCAGATGAACCACCAGGAGGATATATAACAGGCCGGTTTTCTAACTGTAATTGAGAGTTCGAAGTGAAGTAGACCAGTACACTTCGTTTCACAATGCAGGACTTGGAAGTTCAAAAAAATACTGTAGAGGATGAGGCTGCGTACCTGCAATCTAGTGATGAACAGGGCTCGAGTTCGCATTCTGTTATCGAAAAGccacaacaacagcaacctCAAGAACAACTGGAACAGACTAGGCCTACTGGGTTTACTCTATATGCATGTGTTATCTCATTGATTTTGTCCATTTTCCTAGCTGCGTTAGATATTATGATCGTTTCGACgattattgaaaatgttgCCAGGGAATTTGGTGACTATTCGAAGACAGGATGGATTTATGCAGGCTACAGTTTGCCAAGTGCATTACTTACGCTAATTTGGGGGCGTATTGCAGCCGTTTGCggtttcaaatcttcaatgttGACAGCAATCATTATTTTTGAAGTGGGCTCTTTAGTCGCTGCATTGGCTAATTCTATGGATATGCTGATCGGTGGTAGAGTTATCGCTGGGCTCGGTGGTAGTGGTattcaaactctttgttTCGTCATTATTTCCACGTtggttgaagaatctaAGCGTGGTTTGCTGATCGCTTGTATGGGCAGTGCTTTTGGTATTGCATCCGTCGTGGGGCCATTCTTGGGTGGTGCTTTCACTACGCACGTTACTTGGAGATGGTGTTTTTGGATTAATTTACCAATTGGCGGTCTAGCGTTTgccttcttcatcttgttctACAACCCTCACGGTAGTGACCAAACTTTTGTCGGGTATGTGacagatttcttcaaacaagTTGGTGGCTGGTTGAAAAACTCAGGCAAACTATTGAAATTATCTACTTGGAGAATGATTGTTCATGAGTTGATttacaaatttgatatCATTGAATTTGCTCTATGTACAACTGGTTTGGTCCTGATCCTCCTGGCATTAAGTTTCGGCGGTAACAAGTATGCTTGGAATTCTGGCTCTACGATTGCAATGTTTGTCATTGGTATATTGGTTACGATCCTCGCTTTGGTCTACGATTTTGCCATCTTCCCCCGTTTGAAAGTCGTCAGGGAAAATCCACGTTATCAACCATTGATCCCATTGAGAGTGGCGAAAAAGTTCTTCATTTGCGTCAACAACATTGCTGTTTTCTTCGTCTGTATGGCTTTCATGGCGCAGGTCAATTATatcatccaatttttccaactgATTTACAATGAGACCGCCTGGAAGGCATCGATTCATGTTATTGCATGCGTGGTTCCAACAGTGATTACTGTTATTACAAGTGGTATTTTGAACAGTAAATTTGGTATCGTGAAACCTATAAATGTGCTGGGTATTACCGCTGCTATTGTCGGTGCTGGTTTATTAACGCTATTGACGAACAAGTCTACAAATAGCGAGCACATAGGTTTGCTAATCCTTCCTGGTGTTGCTTTCGGGGCCACTATGCAAAGTACCTTGATCGGAAGTCAGATTCAGTTGGACAAGAAGAGCACACATTATCGTATGGATTTCATCGCAGTGACAACAATGAACAATTTCCTAAAAAATTTGGGTCAAGCATTCGGTGGTGTGCTTTGTAACACCGTCTTCACTACCTCCATTCtaaacaaattgaaacaAAACGATATTACTATCGGTGACCATACGACTTCCGATGCGTTAATCAGTTACAGGGCTTCACATTTTGATGGATCAACATCCTTGCTGGGTAACTTAATCAGTGACTCTATCAAGAATGTCTTTTACATGTGCCTGGGCTGCGCGGCCATTGCATTCATCTTTGGCATATTCTCTTCCAACAAGAAGAGTGAACTGCACAAGCCAACTTCCGATACCCAAAAGGAAACATCCTCGGATGatgcacaagaagaagagccaaaATAAGGCTTGAACAAAACACCTTTGCTATATAGCGTACGTTCGATATTAGAGGAAGCGGTCAGTCGTTCGTGCACTCAACCAGTTTCATGATATATTACAAACCCTTCAACCTTTCAGTGGTCCCCCGGTGTATATAATGATGTTCGTAATTAATAATATGACCTCTCTCTCTGACAGGCTTAAATTCCCGAACCTCCTGGACTCGAGCCAATCGTATTATACTCGGAATCCAGACTGCTATCTTCGTttaattgagaaagaaatgCAGCTGGGACATTAACCAAAGATGGAACCCGCCTATCTTCGGGATTAATCTGTTTCTTGAATCTCATCAGCAAATTAGCATCTTTCACcccaaattttttaatcAATTTACGATAAAAGAGACCGCAAGCATTGCACAAAGTCCTATTGCCGTAAGGACCGCGTCTCCATTCGGGTGTGCTACCTTCACCACAATGCACACATGAAGTCGTAGCTTGATCATTCTTTCTGAGCGTTTCAGCAAGCATCAATCCATGAGATAAAGAGCGGCGATAATCTTGTGAAGAACCTTCAGTTAAAGACTTTTTCTTTTTCTTCGTTGATTTACTTTTGACCTTGCCTTTAGCTGTTGATAAAGAATTAGGCGTTTTAAAAATTATAGGAATGCCGTTCATCGTGGCTTTTGCAGATGGTTGTGGGAATTGAGTAGCTTCTGTGGCTCTGTCTTGATATCCTGAAGGATCTGAAACTGTAGCTCTATGGCCTTGATTTCCTGGGGCCATGGGCCA of the Torulaspora delbrueckii CBS 1146 chromosome 7, complete genome genome contains:
- the CIN4 gene encoding Arf family GTPase CIN4 (similar to Saccharomyces cerevisiae CIN4 (YMR138W); ancestral locus Anc_2.393) — encoded protein: MRLLSIIRKQKLKDNETRCLILGLDNAGKSTIVNSLLPESQRTDEITPTVGFKIHSLQLQDKLISLWDVGGQSTLRPFWDNYFDRTDVLVWVVDASETFRLHESQRELQELLQNDNIPQVIVALNKVDLTAADQLSATETALKEVVGPGASFVRCSGLSGQGLFALKEALARISYI
- the PSO2 gene encoding DNA cross-link repair protein PSO2 (similar to Saccharomyces cerevisiae PSO2 (YMR137C); ancestral locus Anc_2.394); this encodes MKKSIVDLTSRDVRMRRRGVVTIKKQRKLFEFDIPTTNTLRVRQRSFEEVTSNRDDPVVIEDEEDEVEEGEEEEEEIRCPICNVDITKFEIYQKEAHAESCLEKKQERRVKVVKRPTLPDIKILRFDSGYKVVVDGFNFEKDSGINQYFLSHFHSDHYMGLRKSWDHGTIYGSQITVDLMVSKFNMSRDLVRVLPMDRETWVTETISVILLDANHCPGATVFLFQEWDSTRQTVIKQILHTGDFRSNPELIAKLNSICTSRINQVYLDTTYLIPGFHFPTQNSVLEVTAQFAFDLVQKGIRNYFNDSQQSIFKFVRRKESLFKCLFLVGTYTIGKEKLAIAIAQALKTKIYIPKKSSRFKIISNYTSYFPKDLITHDLQESCVHLVPLSTLRSKESIEAYFKDYSSVYDDAVGFIPTGWTYTNKYAHAPDLPTIESRIQYCRDLLKDDSKNTLELKFITRQYKQHGKYQVFRVPYSEHSSFKDLVLFGTSIPCKEILATVNLHSVERIKDMHLWFNAWRIMENES
- the AZR1 gene encoding azole transporter; its protein translation is MQDLEVQKNTVEDEAAYLQSSDEQGSSSHSVIEKPQQQQPQEQLEQTRPTGFTLYACVISLILSIFLAALDIMIVSTIIENVAREFGDYSKTGWIYAGYSLPSALLTLIWGRIAAVCGFKSSMLTAIIIFEVGSLVAALANSMDMLIGGRVIAGLGGSGIQTLCFVIISTLVEESKRGLLIACMGSAFGIASVVGPFLGGAFTTHVTWRWCFWINLPIGGLAFAFFILFYNPHGSDQTFVGYVTDFFKQVGGWLKNSGKLLKLSTWRMIVHELIYKFDIIEFALCTTGLVLILLALSFGGNKYAWNSGSTIAMFVIGILVTILALVYDFAIFPRLKVVRENPRYQPLIPLRVAKKFFICVNNIAVFFVCMAFMAQVNYIIQFFQLIYNETAWKASIHVIACVVPTVITVITSGILNSKFGIVKPINVLGITAAIVGAGLLTLLTNKSTNSEHIGLLILPGVAFGATMQSTLIGSQIQLDKKSTHYRMDFIAVTTMNNFLKNLGQAFGGVLCNTVFTTSILNKLKQNDITIGDHTTSDALISYRASHFDGSTSLLGNLISDSIKNVFYMCLGCAAIAFIFGIFSSNKKSELHKPTSDTQKETSSDDAQEEEPK